A genomic stretch from Kogia breviceps isolate mKogBre1 chromosome 1, mKogBre1 haplotype 1, whole genome shotgun sequence includes:
- the S100A9 gene encoding protein S100-A9: MTGKLSQLESSIETIINIFHQYSIRLQDRDALNKKEFKQLVTKELPNFLKNEKKDDKAINDIMEDLDTDVDGQLDFQEFSVLVGKLTEASHEEMHRTADPGVVGHSHGPGFGKGCSGPSSSKGDQSHDHGGHGHSHGNHGHSH; this comes from the exons ATGACTGGCAAACTGTCGCAGCTGGAAAGCAGCATAGAAACCATCATCAATATCTTCCACCAGTATTCTATACGGCTGCAGGACCGGGATGCCCTGAACAAGAAAGAATTCAAACAGCTGGTGACAAAAGAGCTGCCAAACTTTCTCAAG AATGAAAAGAAGGATGACAAAGCCATAAACGACATCATGGAGGACCTGGACACAGATGTAGACGGGCAGCTGGACTTCCAGGAGTTCTCCGTGCTGGTGGGCAAGCTGACGGAAGCCTCCCACGAGGAGATGCACAGGACGGCGGACCCAGGAGTAGTAGGCCACAGTCACGGGCCAGGCTTCGGGAAGGGTTGTTCAGGCCCATCATCCAGCAAGGGTGACCAAAGCCACGACCATGGAGGCCACGGCCACAGCCATGGCAATCATGGCCACAGCCACTAA
- the S100A12 gene encoding protein S100-A12 produces the protein MTKLEDHLEGIINIFHHYSIRVGHYDTLKKCELRQLITKELPNALKNTKDQPSIDKLFQELDADKDAQITFEEFVVLVSRVLQTAHVAIHKE, from the exons ATGACGAAGCTGGAAGACCACCTGGAGGGAATCATCAACATCTTCCACCACTACTCCATTCGGGTGGGGCATTATGACACCCTCAAAAAGTGTGAGCTGAGACAGCTGATCACAAAGGAACTTCCAAATGCCCTCAAG AACACCAAAGACCAACCTTCCATTGACAAACTATTCCAAGAGCTGGATGCTGATAAAGATGCACAGATCACCTTTGAGGAATTCGTAGTCCTGGTGTCCAGGGTGCTGCAGACTGCCCATGTGGCTATCCACAAAGAGTAG